TGTTTATCACCATCATAGGCAACAAGGGTGTTCCTTGGCGAAATTGAAGATATAAACCGGTTAAACGCTTCCTTTACATGATTCATATCTTTAAATATATCCGCATGATCGAATTCTATACTGGTAAGCAGTGCCATATATGGATGATAATGTAAGAATTTAGGACCTTTATCAAAAAAGGCCGTATCGTACTCATCACCTTCTATGATAATATGATTGCCTTTCCCCAGCCGATAGTTGCTGTCAAAGTTTTTTAATAATCCCCCTATCATGAAGCTGGGATCAAGACTCGCTTTATAGAGTATCCAGGCAAGAATCGATGATGTGGTTGTTTTGCCGTGCGTCCCTGCAATAACAATCGGTTTTTTGCCCGCCGCAACAAAGCGGTTTAGGGCCTGTGGCATGGAACAAAAATGAAGCCCCATTTTATCCGCTTCCACCACCTCGATGTTATCCTGGGAAACTGCATTTCCCACCACCACCAGATCTGTGTTGTGGGTGATATTTCTCTCGTTAAAACCATCGGCGACCTTTATGCCTTTCTGGGTAAGAAAGCTGCTCATGGGGGGGTATATTTTCCGGTCTGAACCGGTGACCTCAAAGCCCATATCCTTGAGCATGCTGGCAAGGGCTCCCATACCCGTACCGCACACTGCAATCAGGTGAATTTTTTTAACCTGTGGCGGAATTCGGTTTTTGCTTAAATCCATTTATTCAGATCCCGTTATGCGTTTCACTCAAATTTCACATCCTTTCATTAATCAAAAAAGTTTTCAAGAAATCATTGAATGATCTGTTTTTTTAGCACATGATTGGCAAACATAATTGACCCACACGGATGGCAATATATGGACCAGGGAATTAAAAAAGTTTTAAGAAATTTTGCCAAGGGTTCGGGGCATATCACCGTTCTCACCGGAGCCGGTATCTCTGCGGAAAGCAATATCCCCACCTTTCGCGGGCCGGAAGGATTTTGGACCATCGGCTCAAAAGAATACCATCCCCAGGAAATGGCCACTTACCGGATGTTTATGCAAAAACCTGATGAAGTGTGGAAATGGTATTTGTATCGCCTCGGTATCTGTAACCAAGCCGAGCCGAATAAAGGGCATCTTGCTTTGGTGGAAATGGAAAAGTTCTTTCAAGACCGTTTCACCTTAATCACGCAAAATGTGGATGGGCTGCACTTGCGCGCGGGCAATTCCTTGGAAAGGACCTTTCAGATACACGGAAATATTTTTTTTACCCGTTGCGCTGATGAATGCACTTCAACCATTTACCCTGTCTCCCCAAATCTTCGAGCCATAACCAAAGGTGAAGATCTTGACGAAACTCACAAAAGGCTACTACTGTGTCCAGAATGTGGAAGGTACACCCGCCCCCATGTTTTATGGTTTGATGAAACCTATAACGAAGAATTTTATCGCTATCATAGCTCCTTAAATGTTGCCGGACGAACCGAACTGCTTATCATTGTCGGAACATCAGGTGCAACAAACCTTCCCAACATGGTGGCCCGGGAAGTAAAAAACCACCACGGGATCATCCTGGATATAAATATTGAGGAAAACCCGTTCTCAAATCTGGCTTTAAACAGCCGGAGAGGCTATTTTATCAAGAAACCGAGTAGTGTGGCCTTGCCTGCAGTAATGGACATATTTGCCGGTTAACTTATTTTATCAAATCGCTGAACACTTCCTCTGCAGCCTTAATCGTTTGATCAATGTGTTCATTTGTATGGGCCGAAGAAACAAAAAGGGCCTCGAACTGAGACGGAGCAAGATAAATCCCCTTGTCCAACATCCGTTTATAATAGGCGGAAAACATATTTAGATCACTGGTTTTGGCCTCGTCAAAGTTATTGACCTTTTTATCGGTAAAAAAGAGCCCCATCATTGAACCGACCCGGTCCACTGAAACCTTTACACCTTCTTGTTGGGCAGCTTTTTTTAGACCGGCAGCCAGTCGGCTAGACTTTTGGTCGAGTTCCTGGTAAAACCCCGGTTTTTTTATCTGTTCAAGGGTGGCAATACCGGCCGCCATGGCCACGGGATTGCCGGAAAGCGTCCCCGCCTGGTAGATAGACCCCTGCGGAGCGATTTTTTCCATGATATCATGCCTGCCGCCATATGCGCCCACCGGCAAGCCGCCACCGATAATTTTTCCAAAACAGGATATATCCGGAGAAATTCCGTATAAGGATTGTGCCCCACCATAGGCGACTCTGAAACCGGTCATTACCTCATCAAATATAAGCAAGCTGCCGTTTTTCTCAGTCAGCTCCCGTAATCCTGCTAAAAAACCGTCCGCGGGCACCACCAGGCCCATGTTCCCCGCCACAGGCTCCACAATGATACAGGCTATGTTTTTCCCCTGCTCATCAATGATTTTTTTCACCCAATCAATGTCATTATAGGGTAGTGAAAGGGTGTGTCCGACAAACGATTCCGGCACACCTGGGCTTCCGGGAATGCCCAGTGTGGCAACTCCGGATCCTGCTTCCACCAGAAGTGAATCCGCATGCCCATGATAGCATCCGTCAAATTTAATGATCTTATCCCGCCCGGTAACGCCGCGGGCGAGCCGTATGGCGCTCATGGTGGCTTCCGTACCGGAGTTTACCATTCGCACCATCTCCACCGATTCAACCGCTTCAATAACAAGTTCGGCAAGCCGGACTTCAAGATCGGTTGGTGCGCCGAAACTGGTACCTCTCTTCAGGACATCCCCGATCGCTTGGACCACTTGAGGATGCCTATGCCCAAGGATCATCGGGCCCCATGAACCGATATAATCGATAAAGCGATTCCCGTCTGAATCATAAACCATGCATCCGTCTGCACGATCGATGAAAAGCGGCTTTTCCCCCACCGATTTGCATGCACGTACGGGACTGTTGACACCCCCCGGGATCATACCCAAAGCCTTGTTAAAAAGTGCATCTGATTGTTCGCGTTTCATGTTAAATTCCTTTCCCTATTATTTCCAAACCTGTTGACATTTCTAATGATAAAGATAAAAAATATCAAACGGAATATACATATTTTTTTAAACAATGTAAATAGTACCGTTTATGAACGAATAATCAGTACCCATCACCAAACAAGAACAGGCGAAATCACATATTTTGGGTTTTTGTGCTTTGGTGTAATTTTTCCAATCCCGCTTTTCATTTCTTTAAAAAGGTTTTAATACATGGGGCATCAAAAAAGATCTCCTCAGCAACTTGCCAAGCTTATTTTCTACATGCTGGGTCGCAAACCGGATGAGTTCGGACTGGTGCCGGATACGGATGGGTTTATCAAAATCAAGGAATTATTAAAGGCCCTTGGTGAAGAAGAAGGCTTAAGATATGTACGCAGGTTTCATATCGATGAAATCCTTTTGACCCTGCCTGACCCGCCCATTGAAATTTCACAAAACCTTGTCCGGGCAAAATCCCGTGAACATTTGCCTGAGCGGATACCGGCACCCAATCCCCCCAAACTCCTGTATACCTGCATCAGAAGAAAAGCGTATTCCGTTGTCATGGATAAAGGAGTATCCCCCATCGGCCGCGGGCATGTGATTCTTTCATCGGAGAAACAGCTGGCTGAAAAAATGGGAAACCGGATCGATAACCCCCCGGTGCTCCTTACAGTTCAGACCCAAAAATCGGCTAACAATGGTGTGATATTCTTTCGCGCAGGCGATTCGCTTTTTATGGCGGACAGAATTCCTGCCGGCTGTTTTACCGGTCCGCCCCTGCCAAAAGAAACACCTGAGCCTAAAAAAGAAGATCCCTTAAAAAAAGAAAAACCAAAAAGCCTTCCAGGGACTTTCTTAATGGATCTAACCGATGAAAAAGACGGCCATAAGAGATCCAAACAGCAAAGAAGACGAAAGGAAATCGCCTGGAAAAAGGAAAGGAAAAGGATGAAACGGAAAACAAAAAATAGGTGGGAATGGCAATGAGCTTTATTGCTGTGACCCAACCCGGTGATCCGATTGTTTTTGTCAAAAAATAAATTGACAGTCAGTTTTAAAACTGATACCAAGCTTACCGTCTGTTTGCATCCCTTACCGGGCCGTTAGCTCAACTAGGCAGAGCACCTGACTCTTAATCAGTAGGTTGAAGGTTCGATTCCTTCACGGCCCACCATAAATTTTTTTTCAGTAAACACCTGCCCGGAAAAAATCCAGATTTTCCTCTGAATCGATCATTACCACAGCTGTTACATAAATTTCACATCTGGAAATAACAGTCTCTTGATTTGAAACAGATTTTCAGTTATAATTAGTGTTTATCTTTATTTTAAATCAATCGGATTCGAACTATCATCCGGATGGTTTTGGAGCGTTTATTTGCCAAGGGTACAAAATATTAAAAAATGTCCTGGCTATGATTTAATTTTTCCGAAATTAGATAAATGCATAAAATCATAAATCCCAAACCTTACCAAACGACAAACATCTTTTATAGATGATCCAGGGACAATGATGGCTGAAAAACCGACCTATGAAGAATTGGAAAAAAGAATCCTCGAGTTAGAAAGCGCTGGATTGGAGCGGAAGCCGGCAGAGGAATGGCAGCGAGACAGCGAGCAATTGATGACCGACATATTTGAAAGTATTCAGGATGGCATTTCTGTTTTAAATCCTGATCTTTCTATCCGCCATGTGAATGGTGTCATGAAAAAATGGTATTCGGCAAACCTTCCCCTTGAAGGCAAAAAGTGTTTCCAGTGCTATCAGAATGCCAACAAGCCCTGCAACCCATGCCCCACACTGCGATGTCTCCAATCAGGGAAGACGGAAATGGATATAGTGGCTGGACTCCCGGGTAGTGATATTGAGTGGATACAACTTTTCAGCTATCCGATTAAAGATCGGAATTTAGATAAAATAACAGGGGTGGTGGAATTTGTCCGTAACATCACCGAAAGAAAGAAAAGGGAAAACGCATTAAAAGAAAGCGAGAAAAGATTAAACATCATATACGAATCTGCACCTGATGCATACTACATCAATGATTTTGCTGGTGTGTTTGTTGACGGAAATAATGCTGCAGAGAAGCTGCTGGGATATTCCAGAGAAGAGCTCGTCGGCAAGAACCTTGCGGAAGTCGGATTATTGCCCGAGCATGAGGTTGAAAGAGCAATCAAAGCCTTAAACGAAAATATTAATGGAAAAGGCACCGGACCGGACGAGTATACCCTGAAAAGGAAGGACGGCACCATGGTCCCAGTGGAAATATCCACCCATCCGGTAAAAATGGGTGGCGAAGACAGGGTGCTGGGCATCGCAAGAGACATCACTTTACGTAAAAAGGCTATGGAAGAAAACCTCAAACGCCAGCAATACCTCGAATCGGTGTTGTATCACGCACCCGACGCCATCATTACCCTGGATTCTGAACACCGGGTGGTCGACTGGAATCGCGGCGCGGTCAATATATTCGGCTATACCCCAAAAGAAGCCATCGGCATTAACTTGGACGATCTGATTGCCCCCGAAGAAAGTCACATCGAGGCCGGCGGAAAGACCCGGCAGGTACTGTCCGGAAAACGGGTGGAGGCGTTTGAAACGGTACGCTACCGAAAAGACGGGACGCCGGTGCAGGTGATTGCCTCCGGTTCTCCCATTATGATAAACGGAGCCATTGCCGGAGTGGTGGCTGTGTATACCGATATTAGCGACCGGACGCGGGCCGAAGTCGCACTGAAAGAAAGTGAGCAAAAGTTTCGAACCCTGGTTCAACAATCGCCGTTCGGAATCTCCCTGATCGAAAAGGATGGCCGCTACCTTTATGCCAACCCTGAATTTAGAAAAATGTTCGGATATACCATCGAAGATATCCCCACCGGTGCCGCCTGGTTTGAGAAAGTTTATCCGGACAAAGCGTATCGGGACAAGGTGATTCAAACATGGAAAGCAGACCTTAAACAAACCGCCTCCGGACATCCGCGACCGCGAGCGTTTACAGTCACATGTAAGGATGGAACCTGTAAAGACATCTATTTCAGGCCGGTCACTATGGAAAACATGAACCAGTTTGTCATTTACGAGGACATCACCGAAAAGACAAAACTGGAGCGACAGCTCCAGCAGACCCAGAAATTTGAAGCCATTGGCACGCTTGCCGGTGGAATCGCTCATGATTTCAACAATCTGCTTATGGGGCTCCAGGGCCGGGCCTCACTCATGTCGGTTGACCTTGAATCTTCCCACCCCCATTGGGAACATGTCAAAGCCATCGAGGATTACGTCCGCAGCGCGACCGATCTGACCAAACAGCTTTTGGGTTTTGCCCGGGGAGGCAAATATGAAGTGCGACCCATCGACATCAATGAACTACTGCATGAAAGTGCAACCATGTTCGGCCGGACGAAAAAAGAAATACGTATCCACACCAAATTGCAAAATCCACCACCGGTGGTTGAGGCAGATCGGAGGCAAATCGAGCAAGTCCTGCTGAACCTGTATGTTAACGCATGGCAGGCCATGCCGGATGGCGGTGAGCTCTATCTGGAAACCAAAATCTTCACTTTGGACGATGCTCGCTGTAAATCCTACCAGCTGGAACCGGGCCACTATGTCAAGATTTCGGTTACAGACACCGGCATCGGTATGGACGAGTCTGTCTGCCAGCGCATTTTCGATCCGTTTTTCACCACCAAAGAAAAAGCGCGTGGAACCGGATTGGGATTGTCCTCGGCCTATGGAATCATTAAAAACCACGCCGGCACCATTACGGTATACAGTGAGGTCAATCAGGGAAGCACCTTTAACATCTATTTGCCGGTATCCCAGGCAGCGGCATATCGAGATGATGGTCCCACAGAAAATCATCTTGTCAAAGGATCGGAAACCGTTCTGTTGGTTGACGATGAAGACATGATCATTAAGGTAGCCCGGGCCATGCTGAAAAAATTGGGTTACCGTGTGGTGGTGGCAAAAGATGGCGAGCAGGCGGTGGATACGGTCAATACAAAGGGCGACCAAATTGACCTGGTCATCCTCGACCTGATCATGCCGGGGATGAAAGGCGGCGAGACTTTTGATCTCATTCATAAAATTCAACCGGCGATGCCGGTGATACTTTCCAGTGGTTACTCTCTCAACGGTCAGGCACAGGAGGTGATGCAACGGGGATGTAACGGATTTATTCAAAAACCATTCAACATTTCTGAATTATCTCAAAAAGTTCGAACAATCCTGGATGAAGCCAACAGCGTTGCTAAAGGATAGAAACCCTCTTTACCAGCAGACCGGCATGGGTAATGGCTGCGATTGAACCAGAACAACTTTCAATGTCATGCTTTGCTCGACTCATGGTTATTTTGTTCACTCCGATCGTTTGGCATACATCGTTATTTAGTTGAGTCACCACACCGATATTTATGCGGCGAAGTTTTGACATCATGGAAAGTGCGGTTCCTCCGTTTCCTGCATAATTTTTTGCTAGCCGGTCAAACGCCCTTTCCCATGTTCCGATTTCAAACCACGGCAGAAATGTTTTTGAACCGATACCGTCATGGCATTCGGCCAGCACGATCAAATTTCCTCCATCATTTACAAACATAGCGGCATGATGCAGAGCCTTATGACTTTGAATGAAATTGATATCTTTCGGATATCCCCCGCAGGAAGCAATGACCAGATCATAATTTTTATCAGTAACTATCTCGCAATTTTTCCCGTGTTCTGTGCATGCCTTTTGAAAATGCCCTTTCCCGCTGCCAACCAATAAATCACTGACATTTCCCCTGCGGTCAATAATTCCGTGAATGGACAAATCCGCCGGACAAAAGGTTTCATACTCCGCCAAATCTTCTGCCAGGGGATTTCCATCAAGCACACCCGGCATACAGGATAGGGAAAGTGTTCTGTTTTGTCTGTCTAAAAACAATCCATGGTTTTTATAAATCGCCTCCAATCGTCCCAACCCAGGAAAAATCAATTTCCGCCCTCCACCATATCCGGCAAAATAGTGGTGGGAGACCGCACCAAAGGTAATAATAAAACTTGAATCTAAAATATCCCTGCGAATATAAACCGGAGTGCCGCGCTTGGTTTCACCCAATTTTTTAAAAAGGGCGTGATCTCGACAATCATGGTGAACAAAAGTATAATTCTTGTACGTATCTCCGTAAAGCGCGTAAGATTCATCATCGGTTTGACGCATGTGGGTGCCGTAAGCAATATACAGTGAGATATTGTCTGTTTTCGCCCCGAACGCTTTAAGCGTTTCAATTAACACCGGCAGCAGAAGCGGATAGCCGCAAAGACGGGTTTTATCTGCAACCACGATAGCGACATCAGAAAAATCGGGCCGTAATCGTTCAAGCTCGCCTTCCAGTCGGCTTTTAAACTCTGCAGGTGTTATGTTAGCATCGGATTTATTTATCTCATAAATCCTATCATGATCCGGCAGTTTAAATTGAAACTCCTCTTTACCGTATTTCAACAATACTTTTTGGGACATCCAGTTAATTCCTTAAAAATTTATATCATTAGAGCCGAATTCAAGGGCCGATCGCCTCATTTCCCAGTATTGCCCTGTCCTACAAAAGAGCATATATTTTAAAAAAAAGAAGTTGCCAAGCATTACAGTAGTTGTAATAAATTTTCCTGCACGACTAGATATAACGAAGCACGAACCTAAAGTTCGACCGGGGAGTTGCCTATAGGCCCGTTACCAGACTTAACAATTTTATCTATAAATGAAAGTACGGCAGCTATCTCGCTTCAATTAGATTTGAGCCAGCCCCAGGGGGAAGAATCCCACGGCGGCGTTGATCGTCTCTGCCTATGTGGATTTAACTGAGAAGATAGGGGGCGTTTTAAGATACCGATCTCATTTGTTATGTCTGGTAACGGGCCTATAGGCAACTCCCCGGTCGAACCGAGCTAAGATTGAAAAACGAGTGTTTGTTTCTGATAAATATATTAATACGGTGACCCTGGTTCTTATTGCTTGCTCCCTTGATGCTGTTTGTGTATGATAAAAGTGATACCTTTGGAACAGGAGGAAACCATGATTACTGTTAGAGACATTATGACCGACGAACTCATCACCCTTACCCAGGATATGGATATTGCCGGAGCGGCTAAAATTCTACTCGATAACCGGATTAACGGTGCGCCGGTAGTGGACGATAGCGGACAACTGGTGGGCATTCTGTGTCAAAGCGATTTGATTACCCAGCAAAAAAAGCTGCCAATCCCCACCCTTTTTACCTTTCTCGACGGTCTCATCCGGTTGACCTCTATGAAACAGCTGGAAAAGCAGGTCGGTAAAATCGCAGCCCTGCGGGTTTCGGAAGCCATGACCCCTAAACCGGTTACGGTAACCCCTGACACCAGGCTTGACACCGTAGCCGCCCTGATGGTGGACAACAATTTTCATACCCTGCCCGTGGTCGATGGCCCGAAACTGATTGGAGTCATCGGTAAAGAGGATGTGCTTCGCACCCTTCTACCCACCAGTAAAAACCATTGAAAGTTGTATATTATTGCCTTATCGCCTGTTCACAGTCTAACACGTAAAATCATAATGGTAAAAAAGACCAGGCCCAGCAGGGAAAAATACAGACCATTGAGGATTCTTTGATATTTCATTTTAAGTATCTGGTCGGGTTCATTACGAATCAAATCTTTGAATTTCCGATAGTCCCCAAGCGAACCCTTAATCACATCCACTGTTTGTCCTTTTTCTTTCAAGATCATCTTGATTTGTTGCAAATTATACAGGGTAAAAACTACGGTGAAGATCAATGCAAACTCGAGCAGTCCCATGGCAATATTTTCCTTTTGTTGGTGATATGAGACCTTTGAAAAATGGTAATTTTTGTTCGAGTTCAAGAAAGGCGAAAATTTCAACCACAGGAATATATTGAATATTTCGAGGATTGAAATTTGAGCCTGACGCAGAAATCGGACAAAAAGTGCCGTTTTGCAAAAGTCTCGATATAAAGTGTCTCTACAGCCATACCATCCGTATTGGCCAGCACCATGTCTTCTGGCCAGGCGGTCTCATTTTACTGTCCCATTGCGCCGTAACTGTGCAACCCGGGCAATAGGTTTACCCCAAAATAGGTAAAAAGAACCGCTGCAAAACCGGCGATGGAAAGGTAGGCAATCCTTTTGCCATGCCATCCCCGCATCATCTTGGCATGCAACAGTGTGGCGTAGACAAACCATGTAATAAGTGACCATGTCTCTTTAGGATCCCAGCCCCAGTAACGCCCCCAGGCCGAATTGGCCCAAACCGCCCCGGTGATGATACCTATGGAAAGGAAAAGAAATCCTAACATGATCATCTGATAGGTCAGTTCATCGAGTGTATTTGTGTTAGGAAATCGTTTGAGCAAAAGGCTTTTCTCTTTAGTATCGATTTTTTTGATGATGAACATCAGGCTTGTTCCAAAAGCGATGGCAAAGGAAGCATAACCAATAAAGCAGGTAATTACGTGGGCAATCAGCCAATTACTTTTTAATGCAGGTATCAGAGGCTGTATGCGATCACTGATCAGGGAGGCATACGCCATGGCAAAAAAAGCAAGTGGTGTCACAAATGCGCCTATGGTACGATTTTTATATTTTTGCTCAACAAACAGATAAATGATTAGAATGGTCCATGAAAAAAAGACCAGGGACTCATACAGATTGGAAAGGGGGGCATGACCGATACCCATCTGGTAGGATTCTATCCATCTTAACATAATGCCTGCCGTATTACCTGCCAGTCCTAAAACTGCCGCCCAGAAAGCCGCCTTACCAGGGGTTTCCTTTTTAAAAACCCACGACACAATATATAAAAAGGCTGCCAATCCGTAAACAAAGGTGGTCACTGATAATATCATTGAGCTGTTCATAATATTTTTTACCTCATTACTTCAATTCTCAAGTATGAATCCTTACGGTCCCGGCTTATCAAGTTTTTCCGCCAGTACTTCAATCTTTCTTTGCATCCCCATTTTATTTTTATTTGAAGTGCCGGCAACCATAACCATGCTGCGATTCCCCTTGCCGGTGACTTCAATGCAAAGCCGCTGATGGGACATGAAAAATGTGACGAAACATCCGATGATCATTAAAATAAACCCCGAATAGACCACCCACACTCCAGGATCCTTTGTCACCTGAAGACCGGTAAAATATTGGTGACTGTGGCTTGCCACCGCAATAACCACATCACCCTTTCTCATCTTATCAAAGCTGGAAAAACGCAGAGGAAGCAGTATGTTAATCGGGTCTCCGGTTTTTGGCGTTAGCACCCCGATAAAAGCCTCGCCAATATTATGGCCTTTAAAACCGGCAGAACTGCTGTAATCTTTTATGATAAAAGTCCCCAGGCCTTCCGGTATATCAACCGTCTGGTTAATGACAGCCTTTTTTCTGTATTCCATACCGGTTTCTCTATTGGTAAAGCTCAGGGTAACTTCTTTAGGAGCCAGGGTGCCGTAGCTTTGCTGAAATATATTAATCCCCTTGTAACGAAGAGGATCATTTACAATGATATCTTTTTTTAAAACAGGTTTTCCCTTTTCCATAATGACAAGTCTGGAGCGAAATTCTTTGGGTGCGCCGGAATCATAAAAACTGACACTGAAGTCTTCGCATGTAATCTCAAAATCGAGCACATGCCTCTGGTTGGCATTTCTTAAATTTATACTCTTTGCCGATTCCCCCTCGGGTATATTGACAAATCCTTCAAACCCGAAAATTGAACCGATCAACCCGCCAAGCAGCATTAATATAATGCTCAAATGTACGATATAAACGCCCAGGCGTGTCCAGCGCCATTTCTCTGCAAAAAGACAAAACCCGTTATCCGCCTGCTCAATTCTGCTGTATCCATAGCTTCGCGAAATTATCGGCTTATAGATCTGTTCCAGTTTGTCGGGACGACGACTTTGGGAAAATTCTTTTTTATAATCAAGACGCCTGAAATTTGAAACATTGAACGGCGGAACTTTTACCAATATAATCTTTAGGGTGGCTTTGATGCGATCAATGGAACATATAATGATATTTAGGGTCAGCAAAAGGAGAAGAATCTGAAACCACCAGGAATGGTACATGTCAAAAATATCAAAGACTGAATCCAAAAAAGAAAGAATTTTATACCAAAACTCACCGTACTTGTGAAAATATTCAGATGCAGTCCCGCTTTGCGGTATAACGGTTCCGATAATGGAAGTCACTGCAAGGGAAAGCAGAAGGACCACGGTCAACTTCACTGAAGTGAAAAATTTCCACACTCTGTCTATAGTATCAGGCGAGTTCGCCTTCATTATTTTTCCTTTATATTTCTTAACAGACCTTTGAAAAATCGTATCCGGTTACACCCATTGGGAACAAAAAGGCTGCACAATTTAACCCTTGCCCATATCAGAACATTAATCATTAGGCAACGGGAAAGGAATTTTTATAATTTTTTACAACGCCATCACTATTTATCCACCGGTTTTATGATAATCGTTGCCGCTTTACTGTTATCAAGGTATTTTTCTGCAAGTGCGGATACTTCATCCGCACGGATTGAAGCATAGTCTCTTAAAATTGTCCGGCTCCACTTCAATTGCTGCGGATAGGTTACCGATTGACACAGAACCGTGCCCAGCCAGTAGCTGTTTTTCTCCAGCATTTCCTTAATGCCTGTAAGGGTGGGTTTAAGTGCGCGCTTTAGTTCTTCCTGTGTCACGCCGTTTTGGGAAATATCTGATGCTATTTTCTTTATCTGTGATTGGATTAAACCGGCCTGTGCTGGATCTATATATGCCATGGAATAAAATACGCCATACCCGGGATATGCCCGTTTTGGCGAGTTAAAGGCAAAGGTTGAATAAACTGCGCCCAGCTTTTCCCTGATATTTTCCCTGAGTCTGTCGGAAAATATCTCTGCCAGCACGGACAGGCGGCGTGACCGGTTAATATCCCATAAATCCTCACTGGGATAGGCAACAA
The nucleotide sequence above comes from Thermodesulfobacteriota bacterium. Encoded proteins:
- the ccsB gene encoding c-type cytochrome biogenesis protein CcsB, producing the protein MNSSMILSVTTFVYGLAAFLYIVSWVFKKETPGKAAFWAAVLGLAGNTAGIMLRWIESYQMGIGHAPLSNLYESLVFFSWTILIIYLFVEQKYKNRTIGAFVTPLAFFAMAYASLISDRIQPLIPALKSNWLIAHVITCFIGYASFAIAFGTSLMFIIKKIDTKEKSLLLKRFPNTNTLDELTYQMIMLGFLFLSIGIITGAVWANSAWGRYWGWDPKETWSLITWFVYATLLHAKMMRGWHGKRIAYLSIAGFAAVLFTYFGVNLLPGLHSYGAMGQ
- a CDS encoding CBS domain-containing protein; the protein is MITVRDIMTDELITLTQDMDIAGAAKILLDNRINGAPVVDDSGQLVGILCQSDLITQQKKLPIPTLFTFLDGLIRLTSMKQLEKQVGKIAALRVSEAMTPKPVTVTPDTRLDTVAALMVDNNFHTLPVVDGPKLIGVIGKEDVLRTLLPTSKNH
- a CDS encoding cytochrome c biogenesis protein ResB, producing MKANSPDTIDRVWKFFTSVKLTVVLLLSLAVTSIIGTVIPQSGTASEYFHKYGEFWYKILSFLDSVFDIFDMYHSWWFQILLLLLTLNIIICSIDRIKATLKIILVKVPPFNVSNFRRLDYKKEFSQSRRPDKLEQIYKPIISRSYGYSRIEQADNGFCLFAEKWRWTRLGVYIVHLSIILMLLGGLIGSIFGFEGFVNIPEGESAKSINLRNANQRHVLDFEITCEDFSVSFYDSGAPKEFRSRLVIMEKGKPVLKKDIIVNDPLRYKGINIFQQSYGTLAPKEVTLSFTNRETGMEYRKKAVINQTVDIPEGLGTFIIKDYSSSAGFKGHNIGEAFIGVLTPKTGDPINILLPLRFSSFDKMRKGDVVIAVASHSHQYFTGLQVTKDPGVWVVYSGFILMIIGCFVTFFMSHQRLCIEVTGKGNRSMVMVAGTSNKNKMGMQRKIEVLAEKLDKPGP